One region of Acanthopagrus latus isolate v.2019 chromosome 24, fAcaLat1.1, whole genome shotgun sequence genomic DNA includes:
- the LOC119015293 gene encoding NLR family CARD domain-containing protein 3-like, whose amino-acid sequence MICVSSPDESVCEMSSMNQCEDREEGGPPSKTTGPGPGPGPEPGPGPGPGPEPGPGPGPGPGPGPGPEPSCVSFKSDRSNDHFIDFKGQPAPAVKRRPASTGPGPGPGPGPGPEPTCVSFKSDGSMGLPIYFKGQQPPAVKRVDQESSEVPRGPSVQQHQTHLDSIFMLLEENIVTFVKNELKKVQKVLSSNYPECSESQREDEEVLDGEDEEQRRSSREAFLKITLHFLRRMKQEELADCLQSKSHSAVCQRELKSNLQKKFQCVFEGIAKAGNPTLLNQIYTELYITEGGTAEVNDEHEVRQIETASRKPHRPETTVRQEDIFKVSPGRDEPIRTVMTQGVAGIGKTVLTQKFTLDWAEDKDNQDIQFTFPFTFRELNVLREKKFSLVELVHRFFTETKEICSFEEFQVVFIFDGLDECRLPLDFHNTKILSDATKSASVDVLLTNLIRGNLLPSARLWITTRPAAANQIPPGCVDMVTEVRGFTDPQKEEYFRKRFRDEEQASRIIFHIKTSRSLHIMCHIPVFCWITATVLEDVLKTRRRGELPKTLTEMYIHFLVVQAKVKKVKYDGGAETDPHWTPESREMIESLGKLAFDQLQKGNLIFYESDLTECGIDITAASVYSGVFTQIFKEERGLYQDKVFCFIHLSVQEFLAALHVHLTFLNSGVNLLVEEQTTDCQSAETGLYQSAVDEALQSPNGHLDLFLRFLLGLSLQTNQTLLRGLQTQTGSISQIKRSLLQGLQTQTGSISQTNQETVKYMKKKISENLSAERSINLFHCLNELNDRSLVEEIQQYLRSGRLSTDKLSPAQWSALVFILLSSEKDLDVFDLKKYSASEEALLRLLPVVKASNKVLLSGCNLSERSCEALSSVLSSQSSSLRELDLSNNNLQDSGVKRLSAELKSPHCVLETLRLSGCLITEEGCTSLASALDSNPSHLRELDLSNNNLQDSGVKRLSSELKSPHCVLETLRLSGCLITEEGCTSLASALDSNPSHLRELDLSYNHPGDSGVKLLSARLEDPGWRLDTLRVEPAGVRWLTPGLRKYSCELTVDTNTVSRYIKLSDNNRKMTRVKEDQSYPDHPERFETRWPQLLCRTGLTGRCYWEVEWRGDVSLSVSYRRIRRKGDSNDVVFGWNDQSWSLDCDDGRYSVCHNKRRTLLSSSSSSSSSSSSSSGRVAVYVDCPAGTLSFYRVSSESLIRLHTINTTFTEPLYPGFGLYRSSSGSGSSVSLCGV is encoded by the exons atgatttgtgtttcctctccagatgaaagtgtgtgtgagatgagcagcatgaatcagtgtgaggacagagaggagggaggccctccctctaaaaccactggacctggaccaggacctggacctgaacctggacctggacctggacctggacctgaacctggacctggacctggacctggacctggacctggaccaggacctgagcccagctgtgtgtccttcaagagTGACCGGTCAAATGATcatttcattgattttaaaggacaaccAGCTCCTGCTGTAAAGAG GAGACCAGCCTCtactggacctggacctggacctggacctggacctggacctgagcccacctgtgtgtccttcaagagTGACGGGTCAATGGGTCTTCCCAtttattttaaaggacaacaaccTCCTGCTGTAAAGAG agtcgaccaggagagctcagaggttcCCAGAGGTCCgtctgtccagcagcatcagacacacctggactcCATATTTATG ctgctggaggagaacattgTCACTTTTGTGAAGAACGAGCTGAAGAAGGTCCAGAAGGTTCTGAGTTCAAATTACCCAGAATgctcagagagtcagagggaggatgaggaggtgttggacggtgaggatgaagagcagaggaggagcagcagagaggcatttctgaagatcacacttcacttcctgaggagaatgaagcaggaggagctggctgactgtctgcagagca aAAGTCATTCTGCAGTTTGTCAGCGTGAACTTAAATCTAACCTTCAGAAgaagttccagtgtgtgtttgaggggatcgctaaagcaggaaacccaacccttctgaatcagatctacacagagctctacatcacagagggagggactgcagaggtcaatgatgaacatgaggtcagacagattgaaacagcatccaggaaaccacacagaccagaaacaacagtcagacaagaagacatctttaaagTCTCACCTGGAAGAGacgaaccaatcagaacagtgatgacacagggagtggctggcatcgggaaaacagtcttaacacagaagttcactctggactgggctgaagacaaagacaaccaggacatacagttcacatttccattcactttcagagagctgaatgtgctgagagagaaaaagttcagcttggtggaacttgttcatcgcttcttcactgaaaccaaagaaatctgcagctttgaagagttccaggttgtgttcatctttgacggtctggatgagtgtcgacttcctctggacttccacaacactAAAATCCTCTCTGATGCCACAAAATCAGcctcagtggatgtgctgctgacaaacctcatcaggggaaacctgcttccctctgctcgcctctggataaccacacgacctgcagcagccaatcagatccctcctgggtgtgttgacatggtgacagaggtcagagggttcactgacccacagaaggaggagtacttcaggaagagattcagagatgaggagcaggccagcagaatcatcttccacatcaagacatcacgaagcctccacatcatgtgccacatcccagtcttctgctggatcactgctacagttctggaggatgtgttgaagaccagaaggagaggagagctgcccaagaccctgactgagatgtacatccacttcctggtggttcagGCCAAAGTGAAGAAGGTCAagtatgatggaggagctgagacagatccacactggactccagagagcagggagatgattgagtctctgggaaaactggcttttgatcagctgcagaaaggaaacctgatcttctatgaatcagacctgacagagtgtggcatcgatatcacagcagcctcagtgtactcaggagtgttcacacagatctttaaagaggagagaggactgtaccaggacaaggtgttctgcttcatccatctgagtgttcaggagtttctggctgctcttcatgtccatctgacGTTCTTAAACTCTGGAGTCAATCTTCTGGTAGAGGAACAAACAACAGACTGTCAATCTGCAGAGACAGGTCTCTACCAGAGTGCTGTGGACGAGGCCTTacagagtccaaatggacacctggacttgttcctccgcttcctcctggGTCTTTCACTGCAGACCAATCAGACTCTCCTGCGaggtctgcagacacagacaggaagtatcTCACAGATAAAACGATCTCTCCTACAaggtctgcagacacagacaggaagtatcTCACAGACCAATCAGGAAACAGTCAAgtacatgaagaagaagatcagtgagaatctgtctgcagagagaagcatcaatctgttccactgtctgaatgaactgaacgaTCGTTCTCTagtggaggagatccaacagtacCTGAGATCAGGACgtctctccacagataaactgtctcctgctcagtggtcagctctggtcttcatcttactgtcatcagaaaaagatctggacgtgtttgacctgaagaaatactctgcttcagaggaggctcttctgaggctgctgccagtggtcaaagccTCCAACAAAGTTCT ACTGAGTGGctgtaacctctcagagagaagctgtgaagctctgtcctcagttctcagctcccagtcctctagtctgagagagctggacctgagtaacaacaacctgcaggattcaggagtgaagcgactttctgctgaactgaagagtccacactgtgtccttgaaactctcag gctgtcaggctgtctgatcacagaggaaggctgtacttctctggcctcagctctggactccaacccctcccatctgagagagctggacctgagtaacaacaacctgcaggattcaggagtgaagcgaCTTTCTTCTgaactgaagagtccacactgtgtccttgaaactctcag gctgtcaggctgtctgatcacagaggaaggctgtacttctctggcctcagctctggactccaacccctcccatctgagagagctggacctgagctacaatcatccaggagactcaggagtgaagctcCTGTCTGCTCGACTGGAGGATCCAGGCTGGAGACTGGACACTCTCAG gGTGGAGCCTGCTGGAGTCCGATGGTTGACACCAGGTCTGAGGAAGT attcctgtgagctcacagtcgacacaaacacagtcagcagatacatcaaactgtctgacaacaacaggaagatgaCACGTGTGAAGGAGGATCAGTcatatcctgatcatccagagaggtttgagaCCAGGtggcctcagctgctgtgtagaactggtctgactggtcgctgttactgggaggtcgaGTGGAGAGGAGATGTTTCTCtatcagtgagttacagaagAATCAGAAGGAAAGGAGACAGTAATGATGTTGTGTTTGGATGGAATGATCAGTCCTGGAGTCTGGACTGTGATGATGGTCGTTACTCTGTCTGTCACAATAAGAGAAgaacactcctctcctcctcctcctcctcctcctcctcctcctcctcctcctctggtagagtagcagtgtatgtggactgtcctgctggcactctgtccttctacagagtctcCTCTGAATCACTGATCCGCCTCCACACCATTaacaccacattcactgaacCTCTTTATCCTGGATTTGGACTCTACAGGtccagttctggttctggttcctcagtgagtctgtgtggtgtttag